The DNA region CTTGGTCTCCATTCTCACAAACTTGTTGAATACTTTGAGGTGAGTTCCCACTTTTCTTGCATGCTTGATTCCAGTTGTTCTTTCTGTATAGTCAAGAAATCTTTTGACACCAAATTCCATAAAACACTTAGCTGAACTTCTTTCCAACATGTTTTTGTGGAAGCTTCCAGCAGTCTATTGTCATACTATTGCTAGTTCTAGTTGCATTATCAATGTTGGATCCCTTTAATGAGAAACTCCTTTTCTTGAATTAGATTGTTCAATTCAGACTATTCTTGACAATTTTTAAGGATTATGAAGCTTGTTCTCCAAATTTTCTAACACAAGTTTGACTAATATTAAGAATTTTTTCCAGGCTATCCCAGGGGTTCCCAAGATCAAAGAAGGATACAATCCTGCTACCTGGATGTTAGAGGTCAGTTCTACTGCAGTTGAGGCTCAACTTGACATTGATTTTGCAGAAGTTTATGCCAACTCTGACCTTTACCGGTGAGTAATATGaggattttgtttgttttattctcTCTTCTATGGCCAACCTGTCTGCATCTGTACTGATTTGTTactgaatttttcttttcaaatcttcaGGAGAAATCAGGAACTTATCAAGGAGCTAAGCACTCCCCAACCAGGTTCCCAGGATCTTTACTTCCCCACACAGTACTCTCAAAGCTTTATAACTCAGTGCAAGGCttgtttctggaagcagcattGGTCATACTGGAGAAACTCACAGTACAATGCAATTCGATTTTTCATGACGATTGTTATTGGTATTCTTTTTGGTGTCATCTTCTGGAGCAAAGGAGACAAGATGTAAGTCTAAAATTTTTCGTACtaaatttcatttccttttgtttctatGAGTTTATGCCCCGACTAAATTCACTTTTAAGAgtatgttttctgttttgggAATCAACATAgaaacaattattaaataactgcttatcccaaaagcttaaacttataaaaatggatgtatttgatcatttaattaatattctaacaataatggccttgtttgttaaaccccacTATACTATTCATCAtcccaccacactattcacttcatttttttttaaaaaaaattcttacttttatatcaaatcattcactttttatatcacatcatttattttttattactattcaaataaaaaaatcactacaaaacaaaattttttactttccaataccactttttcattttcccatatcaatcattattattatttttttattatttttatccatGAACATTGCGGTGGAAAATGAACAGTACCGtagtgtttaacaaacacccccaatATCGTACTTCTTGTTTCTTACTGGCAATTTGGGTACTTATATGAAATCATTTGCATCTTATTTTGTCAATAGACACAAACAGCAAGACCTGACTAATCTATTGGGAGCTACATATGCTGCTGTTTTTTTCCTTGGAGCTACCAATGCTTCTGCTGTGCAATCTGTGGTGGCAGTAGAGAGAACTGTCTTTTACCGTGAAAGAGCAGCTGGAATGTACTCAGAGTTGCCTTATGCATTTGCTCAGGTAAGAGATTGGAAGTTGTTCTGagttaatcaaatattttgttctcttgaaagaatatataaatGCATTCTGTATATATTCTGATGGGCAACATTTTTGCTGCAGGTGGCTATTGAGACAATATATGTTGCAATTCAAACGTTTGTGTATTCTCTTCTTCTATACTCAATGATTGGATTCCACTGGAAGCTGGAAAAGTTCTTGTATTTCTACTACTTCATATTCATGTGCTTTACATACTTCTCAATGTATGGGATGATGGTTGTTGCACTCACTCCGGGCCATCAAATTGCTTCAATTGTCATGTCCTTTTTCATGAGCTTTTGGAACTTGTTCTCTGGTTTCCTCATCCCTAGGCCGGTACGTAATTTCAAATCCAAATCTTATTTTCATTGTCGTCATGCacaacaaaatcaaaccatCCACATCGGAACAATAGAAACAGAAACGCTATTCGAACTCCTTTTACACTTTCAAGTGCTTACTCTCTCTAATGTGACTCTTGTTAATTATGTCAACTTTCTAATTAGTTTTGAAATAGTCTTTCATTGTTACTGCAATTAATCATAATAGTTCATGCTTTGTCACTGCAGATGATCCCCATATGGTGGAGGTGGTACTACTGGGCTTCCCCAGTTGCTTGGACAATCTATGGACTTTTCACATCTCAAGTTGGTGACAAGAAGAATTTACTTGAAATTCCTGGTTCAGAACCAAAGGCTGTAGATGAATTCCTTAAGGACTACATGGGTTTTGACCATGACTTTCTTGTCCCTGTAGTCTTTGCCCATATTGGTTGGGTggtcctcttcttctttgtctttgcCTATGGCATCAAATTCCTTAACTTCCAAAGGAGATGAGGAACTTTCTTGTGCACCAcagaagctttttttttttttttttttttgtaaaaaaaatttaatgagtgCACCATGGAAGCCTTAGAATGTAGAGATTTACCGATAGATATATAGTTGAGTCTAGAtggaaaatgctaggcttacaaacatattttacaaaaaaaacttttacaaagtgatgtggtacaacatgattgggtttctcaaaatttgaatttatctcatatccaatcatattgtgtcatatcaatttgtaaatttttttttataaaatttgtttgtaagcctagtatTCCTTCAAGAAGATAGCCAAtcattagtttatatatatatataggctccTCCGGGCCTTTTGTACAATATTATgggtgattcaatatacaatctTATTTTCAACATGGAATCACAGTACAAGTTCCTAATCACTTTTccaattcttttctctctctctctctttgccaTCTTTTTTCGACATCCTCTCCGGTGCGACAAGTCTTTTTGGCAATCTAATAGCTCTACTTTCTTTAGATCTTTCTCTTCTACACATTGTTGAAGGGAAGAAACCCAACTCTATCACCTCCTACATGGGGTAGAAGAAGCAgttttagggtgcgtttgagattatgatttcatagacaaaaaatgcaattttaatcGAAATCAcgaaaaatgaattatttagtattgcgttttaaaaaaattgcgatttgaaaacatagaaaatcttaattgtgtttttaaaaatcaaattttctaatggcacatttaaaaaatgttatttttaaattgcactttttgaaatcgaAAACTCAAATGGACCCACTTTTGGTTGTTGTGAGGTAATGGCCCAATGAAAGGTTTGGACCAAAATAATGTGTTTTTCTAGTGCAGCTTTGGGCTCAACCAGTTGGTCCGAGGATGagatcttttaaaaaaagaaggtcTACTGCACCTTTGTGACTTTAATTTCCTTCAAAGAGAGCGAATTTTTGTGCCTCccaatatgattattattattatttattttttatttttttaaaatatgtgccACGTAAACAAAAATGCTTGGAGAGTAACATTTGAGAATGCtgaatagcatttctctaaaattaattAGCGGGTCTAGAACAAGTTTGGATTtcacaaatataaataaaatgagtttgagataaaatttagaaaatcattttctattttctttttaagaactTTAAATTACCTTAGGATTAGAATTAGTTGCAAATAGACATTTCCATGCAAAGGGAGGGAGATTTGATttagtgacttccgctttatGAGACGTAATGTCAAGCCGATTAAACTATCCCTTGACTCCTTGAGAGCATAAACGAGCCATGTTGGCGATTTTCGGTAGGTTTATATAATcttaggacaaagttttcctccaaactgggttggaggaatttccttcaacctactatataaaagtgacatatgttatttttttaataacatgtgagatgcacatgagtttttaataaaatttattccaattttgtccctgctattgaaaaaatatgtgcatctcacatattcaagggatacatgtcacttttataaattaggttgaaggaaattcctccaacccagtttaaaagaaaactttgtccataatcttttatatatatatatatatcccctcAATACTTATGGAAGGAATATATGTTGGAGGTGCTTTCACACCATCAATTTTGGATCTGAAGTGATATTCTTGGTGGCACATCGATTTGGTGATTGAGATAGGTGACTTATTTAGTGACACAAGAAGAAATATTTCAGTTTCCAACTCTAATTTCATGACTACAGATAGGCAtgtctcacacacacacacacacacacacatatgtgTTCACTAGTGACAGACATTCTTGGTGGGTGATGTCTTTCCTAAATCAGAAAACCTCCCATGGAAAAACagtgaaattgaaaaactcttaacagataaatatcacaattttatatGGAATTAgcggatatttatcaaagcaaacaatcaccaaaatataaataatcacacacaaagattttggtgacgaagaggaaaccttttagaaaccgatctaaaagtaaaatctcttcggggcagccaaactcaggaaattactatcaaaagattatccagagattacagatactaggaacacttacaatccTTTGCAAGACCTGGGCtctgtaagattgacaagcctacaactcgtctccttgctcacaatcttcttcaacgtgattctcctttaccggatcATTCCGATAGACTTTcaaaccgtagatttatcaaaggaataactaaaactctaagagatttaatttaaagctcaccacatatgatctctcttagcacagcctccgacgaattCTCTGGGGGTGCAAAATTCatacctctctcttctataatgatgtatatatacccccaacaaaaccctagacctaacccacttaaaatcatgttttttagcctaaaacttacggggtgtccagaCAGGTCAATGGGCTGTCCGaacagggccttgcggagcaaaattttagtttctggaaatgcggttTGGACTCGGGGAAGGGCGGTCCGGACCGGGCATGCAATCATGTATCAGCATTTTGAAAATGCTGTctagtcttgatcaacagctccgatcgatgggcatttgtggtctgattgagctgaaattttgcaaggacgttcataacgcatgaatctacattatgaacggtgaagattggattctaagcattatatatcagtgtttgagctcgtaAACAGTAACTTATGCATTttagaactgaattaagccaacacaagaatgAACATAAATTAATACagagaaattaattaagaaataagaaaatatgtaaaattcaaaaatagCTACTCTAGCTAATTACACCACACGATCAATCGAGCACACCAATCtggttttctttattattaaCTCATCTTATTTCAAGGTATCTATATTTTTGCTGAGCTCCTCCAGCTTCTTCATCCTTAGTCTCTCACTTTCACTCACCAGCTGAACAAATTTCATGCAACGtacaaaaaggagaaaaaaaaaaaaaacaaatcatgttGTTAGATTTGAGTTGCCAATgtttaatgaaaatgaagaacttatatatatataattcaccTCCATTAATTTGGTAACTAGTTGAGCTTTTTCCTTGCTTTTCTCATTGAGAGCCTCAAGGGATTGTTAAATGAATTGTGCATATGCACTTTGCCTTTTTTTTAGGGCAAGGGTATCCAAAGTTTCAAGAACTttgtaaatataatatataatgtaATGAAATTGATCAGAAGATTTTAATTCCATCATGCAGGATGACAGAAGTCACAGAACAACCATTTCGACCACGGGAGAAGCTTCTTGAGAAGCAAAAATATTTCCAAAACATCCACAAACACACATACCTCAAAGGACGATTTGATAAGCTAACCTCTGTTGCCATTCCAGTTACTTTGGCGGCCACTTCATTATTTCTTATTGTGAGTTCTGTTATActgctttataaataaaattaggcTTGATCCCATTTGCATTGCTAGCGCTAATCTTTAATATATGCTATGCATTCACCAGGGACGAGGGATCTATAATATGTCACATGGCATTGGAAAGAAAGAATGAGGCAGCTCAGATTTCATTGTTTTTAAGTTCTGGTTTGGAGTTCTGTTTTCCTGAAGTATCTTGTTACTACTCCCTCTAATAAATGCTAGTTGCAGACTTGTTACTACCAATGGAaattggaaattggaaattggaaattgatcattattgggtttttatctttttgtttttatattgcGTGATAATCTCAGGCTCCTACTTCCTGTTTGAAGccacttttctttcttctctatttttagCGCGCCACTTGTGGTCCGGCTTAATTGTATGCTTTTCTCCAGATTTGATGGACATAATCTTAGTTTCTTGccaggggggaaaaaaactTTGCATCTTTTTATATGTATGTACTTTTAATTTTCCTATACATTTTTAATACAGCATGCAATTttcacttgtattttttttaattaatgcatGTGAAAAGggcaaataattttttcaacttaatttagAGGAAAATTCTGTCTTAAAAAAAAGTGGCATGACTAAAATCTCTTTAGtaaaatatcttaaaaataCAGGAgtttattttaactactaatttgattttttcaatatattttacTAAGTAAATTTCTTTAAATCTCAATTAAATGGTTGACATTTTGCCATATCAGGAAACTTCGCTTACTCTCCTTAGACCTTTACAATGTTGTTACTAAACtattaaaagttgtaatatCGGTATTCGATGTCATTAggttattttattaattcaaGTGACTAAAAAGTGAAATGTTTTTtatacccttataaaatttataaaaatgcaaatattctctcaattaaaaaattaccgCTCATTTAGTTTTGAagttggtttttttaaaaaaaaaaaacaaaaaaaaacaaaaattaaactcAAATTTCTCTCTAACTTGGGTATAATTCTTGAGAGTAGGGCACGTCGTTTTAGTTGTTGTTAATTCAATCTAAGGCACTTGATTGGGTGGCAATCTGGCTTACCTAAGCTGCCTAATTtagttaaagaaaaattttaaaactgaAGAATAGTACTTCGATCTTCAACtacaaacaagaagaaaagagtAAAGGAAATACAATGTCCCGAAGAATATCAGTTCTTGTAACCTTTAATCTTTTTAAGTAAGTTGTagccttttaatttttgttacaaATAATGTAGAGATCTTTTGGTAAGTACATACATCAAGGCTAATTAGGTATAATTGAAGAAAGGTGATGATCAATGTATATGGGATAATAATTATTCAACAATGCCCAAGATTTTCATTTGGTTTATAAACTGATCGAAGAAATGTGTTGATACAATATAtccttaatataaaataagagttATTCAATTCAATGACATTTAACTGTAGGTGGAAGAATGCCCAAGATGTCAATTaggttttttaattgaagaaataTGTTGATGCAGATTATCCTTACATAAATAAGAGTTAATTCAATTCAATGGCATTTAGCTGTAGATGGAAGAATGCCCAAGGTGAAGACCAACCGGATCAAATGCCCAGATGGGTGGGAGTTGATTGAGCCTAATCTTTGTGAACTAGATGCTAAGATGAGAGAAGGTTGATAACATGTTTGATGCTCTATTATTATCTACtagtaaattttttgttgtgcTTTGTTAAACTTCTTATGCTAAAGCTCTAATCTTTTATCACTTTGGCAGCTGAAAGTGTCCCAAATGATGGCAAAAGAAAGTGTGAAGCATTCTGgcctattttaaaaattgcgcaTCAAAAGAGCCGCTACATCTTTGACCTTTACTACAAAAGGAATGAATTATCAAGAGCGTTGTATGAATTCTGCTTGGAGCAAGGCTATGCAGACCGCAACCTAATTGCAAAGTGGAAAAAGGTAAAAACAAGGCAATGTTTTAAGGGCAAGTCCTGTTTGGTCGTTTATAATTAAAAGCTATTATTCATCAACTTTTTCTCTGAACTGCAGTCAGGATATGAAAGTCTCTGCTGCCTACGTTGCATACAGCCAAGGGATCACAACTTTGGAACAACTTGTGTGTGCCGAGCACTGAGCACTTGAGGGAAGAGAAAGCTGTGGAGTGTGTGCATTGTGGATGTGGGGGCTGTGCAAGTGGGGATTGAGTGGCTATATTCTGTAAACTGTTTGGCATTCAAGGTGCGATTTTTCCTCTTTGCCTGAGCCTAGCTTTTGCAGCCGTAGTATCTGAACTCTTTGTGGTTGTCAATGCCTGAAAAAAACTTATTATGGTAACTTAAATCAATGGCACTTTAACCTGACAGAAATTGAACATGAAAAAAATCTACAGCCGGCTTGACTAATTCATACTCCTACTGTCCATTTCTTGATTAATGGTCAAATTAATCTTGTACCAAGTCAGTGTTTCCAAAGGTTGTCTTCATCACTTCCTAATTCCAACTCTCAAGCTATCTGGTGGCCCAGTTCTCTGGAATTTAGGGGGCCAGAGTTGAGGTAAAACATCCTGAACATGCACTTTGCATTATGCAGGCTAATTATCTATGTATGCCAACaatgaaaaagtaaaagctGTGTGTGAAACGTAATACTATGGATGCTTAAATCTAGCGTGATTGAGAATATCTTCAATACGGTTAGGGCAAAAACTGTGGGTTTTTCCCCCACCACTAAATAAATGACAAATCAGCTtagagcaaaaaaataaaatgagaacaaaacacttgattatctctcattttggacccctaaactttcaattactctaaattagaacccttccgttaattttagccattaaaaatacataaaaagaccaaaatgtccttgattttcattttttttaaaaaaaataaaaaaacgttttgaaagtttgaattttatacaaaagtcaggggtataaacgtcatgatgtaatgtttaaaatctgacggaggggtccacattgagagtaattaaaagtttaggggtccaaaatgagagatttggaagtttatgaggagtttgtaaaatcgagtagaagttcagggggctaaagtaaagtttcccctttcttttttaatggttGATATGTCTTCAATTAGATAGCCACATATCAAAAGTTGTATAATAGCTACCATAAaagttacaaaaatttaaattgacgCATATCAATTTATATTGTGATAATTCACATAATACTTACCATGTCAATCGGTATATGCCCAccaccaaattaaaaaagattacAGTAAAAGGTATAGtatgccaaatatatatatatgacaatctTCACGGCCCGCGACCAATCCAACCCTTggtggtattttttttgttctcaattAAATCAGAGACTTGGGTGGAAAACATGAAACAAACTTCCATAATCAAGTAAAGTTGActtgattaataataataattagccAAATATATTGGATTAGAAGGAGTTCAGAGAACCATTTTCAGCCATTTGATCGATACAGAGTCAAGGTTCTTGGAAGCTCGTAGGCGCATATATAGGAATTGCAATTTAGAAAAACCAAGAACCATTTCAACGGATCAGATGGCTCCACCTTCACAATCAGGACGGATAAGCCATTGAAGCTAGGATATGAATATTGGAATTTATCTTTTATGGAAAGGCAAATTGTAAAAGAGGGTTGTATTACTTGCAAATTATTTGTAGCATTGTGTTGGCCaacttaattaattggttataTATTCTCATAATTAGCTAGAGTCCAATCACTTGCTTCCAACACAACCGGCCGACTCGTCCTGAATTTCTTTCCCAATGCGATACAAATGGGAAAAGGGGagacacattttttttttttctttttttttttactttgtgTGAATTAAGAATATTTTCGGGTCAAAGGGGAGTTGAGTTAGTTGACTGGACTTTTGATTCTGTCCtttgtcttttgcttttgtgtttcgtgtacttttgtttttatgttgtttattcaTCAAACTTGGCCACTTCTTCCTTGTCTTAGGTTATGTTGACAGGAGAGAAATTTGGGAACATACAAGCACAAATTAGTGAACCTCCAGAGTCCATTTATCTTTCTTGGACAACTTGGCCACTTCTTCTTTCTCTACAGTTATGTTGACGGGAGAGAAATTTGGGAACATACAAGCATAAGTCAGTGAACCTCCAGAGTCC from Corylus avellana chromosome ca10, CavTom2PMs-1.0 includes:
- the LOC132164714 gene encoding protein BUD31 homolog 2-like, whose amino-acid sequence is MPKVKTNRIKCPDGWELIEPNLCELDAKMREAESVPNDGKRKCEAFWPILKIAHQKSRYIFDLYYKRNELSRALYEFCLEQGYADRNLIAKWKKSGYESLCCLRCIQPRDHNFGTTCVCRALST